From Bacillus sp. FSL K6-3431, the proteins below share one genomic window:
- a CDS encoding MFS transporter: MSKSKNRFHYAWWILIALCIIVGLGKGGLNNSSGLFLTPVTKDLGIGMGNLSLYFSVSAIVTMLFLPIGGKMMAKYDTRLILIVGIILQAGAFAMFGLMNSVWGWYIFAVPLAVGGVFITVIAGPVIVNQWFKKRNGLALGIMSAAGGALGAVAQPIVGKLIAGQGWRAAYIMVGIAAIIIVVPIVILLIKKSPQAKGLLPYGMVESKQKQKGGKTVGETEEKGVSMSAARKSTAFYALVLFFFLITSVASFSMHIPTYLMDKGFDVAFAGNVMGTYMVGVLIGSLVIGFLSDKIGSKLTAIIAMGAGLVAICLLLFSGNSTGMITFAVGLFGVISSSIGTLGPSLTSSLFGNKEYSQIYSTASMGLAISSIVALPLYGYAFDFTGSYTMVLYAIIAMLIINIFCVFFAYKGKKKLMENGLWN; the protein is encoded by the coding sequence GTGAGTAAGAGTAAAAATAGATTTCATTATGCTTGGTGGATTTTAATTGCGCTTTGTATCATCGTCGGGTTAGGAAAAGGTGGACTAAATAATTCATCTGGTCTTTTCTTAACACCTGTAACAAAAGATCTTGGAATTGGAATGGGGAATTTATCTTTATATTTTAGTGTATCAGCCATTGTTACCATGCTCTTTTTACCTATAGGCGGTAAAATGATGGCGAAATATGATACGCGTTTGATCTTAATTGTCGGAATCATCCTTCAAGCTGGTGCATTTGCGATGTTCGGTTTAATGAATTCTGTATGGGGATGGTATATCTTCGCTGTTCCACTAGCTGTTGGTGGTGTGTTTATTACAGTTATTGCCGGGCCGGTCATTGTGAATCAATGGTTTAAAAAAAGGAATGGTTTGGCGCTTGGAATTATGAGTGCTGCTGGAGGAGCGCTTGGGGCCGTTGCTCAGCCGATTGTTGGTAAACTGATTGCAGGCCAAGGCTGGAGAGCAGCTTATATTATGGTTGGGATCGCAGCTATTATTATTGTTGTTCCAATTGTCATTCTCCTAATCAAGAAGTCGCCTCAGGCGAAGGGATTGCTCCCATATGGAATGGTAGAATCGAAACAGAAGCAAAAAGGGGGCAAAACTGTAGGTGAAACAGAAGAGAAGGGTGTATCTATGTCTGCTGCAAGGAAATCCACGGCATTTTATGCACTGGTGCTCTTTTTCTTCCTTATTACATCGGTAGCTAGCTTTTCGATGCATATCCCAACTTATTTAATGGATAAAGGATTTGATGTTGCCTTTGCCGGAAATGTTATGGGCACATACATGGTTGGTGTATTGATTGGATCATTAGTCATTGGTTTCTTAAGTGATAAAATTGGTTCCAAGCTTACAGCGATCATAGCAATGGGAGCTGGCTTGGTTGCGATCTGTCTTTTATTATTCTCTGGAAATAGTACGGGCATGATCACATTTGCTGTTGGGCTGTTCGGTGTCATTTCATCTTCCATCGGAACATTGGGGCCTTCTCTAACATCGAGCTTGTTTGGGAATAAGGAGTATAGTCAAATATATTCAACTGCGTCCATGGGATTAGCGATCTCATCTATCGTTGCATTGCCACTCTATGGTTATGCCTTTGACTTTACTGGTAGCTATACGATGGTACTATACGCAATTATTGCGATGTTGATTATTAATATATTCTGTGTGTTTTTTGCTTATAAAGGGAAAAAGAAATTGATGGAAAACGGGTTATGGAATTAA
- a CDS encoding SDR family NAD(P)-dependent oxidoreductase encodes MGRVNDKVALLTGSASGIGLSAAKLLAKEGCKVVIADFNLEGAKQAAEDIKAQGGEAIGIFIDAGDGKSIEEAVEFTVSHYGRINVLFNNVGLTNLKKDLDVVNMDLDEWDRLLNVNLKSVLMGSKYAIPHMIQAGGGSIINTASMAGFHGDAIRAAYGASKAGVVNLTKYIATQYGKYKIRCNAVAPGLILTPAAKNNMAPEVLDIFEKYNALPYHGEADDIGYTVLFLASDESKFITGQTIQVEGGHYIANPSIPDFRDYMNKTQA; translated from the coding sequence ATGGGTAGAGTAAACGATAAGGTAGCGTTATTGACTGGAAGCGCTTCAGGCATTGGCTTATCAGCTGCGAAGTTATTGGCGAAGGAAGGTTGCAAAGTAGTGATTGCAGACTTTAACCTTGAAGGGGCGAAGCAAGCAGCGGAAGATATTAAAGCTCAAGGCGGAGAAGCTATCGGTATTTTTATAGATGCGGGAGATGGCAAGTCTATTGAGGAAGCGGTTGAATTTACTGTTAGCCACTATGGGAGGATTAATGTCCTTTTTAACAATGTTGGCTTAACAAATCTGAAGAAGGATTTAGATGTGGTCAATATGGATCTCGATGAGTGGGATCGCCTCTTAAATGTAAATTTAAAGAGTGTGTTAATGGGAAGTAAATATGCAATTCCACATATGATCCAAGCTGGTGGTGGCTCGATTATTAATACTGCATCCATGGCAGGCTTTCATGGAGATGCGATTCGTGCGGCATATGGAGCTTCAAAAGCAGGTGTCGTAAACCTTACGAAGTATATTGCGACTCAATACGGGAAATATAAAATTCGCTGTAATGCGGTGGCACCTGGATTGATTTTAACTCCAGCAGCTAAAAATAATATGGCACCCGAAGTATTGGATATCTTTGAAAAATATAATGCGTTGCCATACCATGGCGAAGCGGATGATATCGGTTATACGGTGTTATTCCTAGCTTCGGATGAGTCTAAGTTCATTACTGGGCAGACGATTCAAGTAGAAGGTGGACATTATATTGCGAATCCTAGCATTCCAGACTTCAGAGATTATATGAATAAAACACAAGCCTAA
- the ahpC gene encoding alkyl hydroperoxide reductase subunit C gives MSLIGKEIQAFKATAYNSGNGEFIDVTDENMRGQWSVVCFYPADFTFVCPTELEDLQNQYATLKDLGVEVYSVSTDTHFTHKAWHDHSDAISKLEYIMIGDPSQTISRNFDVLDEEAGLAQRGTFIIDPDGIVQAAEINADGIGRDASTLIDKIKAAQYVRNNPGEVCPAKWQEGGETLKPSLDLVGKI, from the coding sequence ATGTCTCTAATTGGAAAAGAAATACAAGCATTCAAAGCAACAGCTTACAATAGCGGTAACGGTGAATTTATCGATGTTACTGATGAAAATATGAGAGGTCAATGGAGTGTCGTTTGCTTTTATCCAGCAGACTTTACATTCGTTTGCCCTACTGAACTTGAGGATCTTCAAAACCAATACGCTACTCTAAAAGACCTTGGTGTTGAGGTTTATTCGGTTTCAACTGATACCCACTTTACCCATAAGGCATGGCACGACCACTCAGATGCTATTAGCAAACTTGAATATATTATGATCGGTGACCCTTCACAAACAATTTCCCGCAACTTCGATGTATTGGATGAGGAAGCAGGTCTAGCACAACGTGGTACTTTCATCATTGATCCGGACGGTATTGTACAAGCAGCTGAAATCAATGCAGACGGCATCGGTCGTGATGCAAGTACTCTTATTGACAAGATTAAAGCAGCACAATATGTTCGCAATAATCCAGGCGAAGTTTGCCCAGCAAAATGGCAAGAAGGCGGCGAAACACTTAAACCAAGTCTTGATCTTGTAGGAAAAATTTAA
- the ahpF gene encoding alkyl hydroperoxide reductase subunit F yields the protein MLLDADIKAQLAQYLQMMEGDVLLKVSAGSDEVSSDMLALVDELATMSANIKVENTELKRTPSFSVNRIGKDTGVTFAGIPLGHEFTSLVLALLQVSGRPPKVDQKVIDQIKSIKDEHHFESYISLSCQNCPEVVQALNLMSILNPNITHTMIDGAAFKQEVESKNIMAVPTVFLNGESFGSGRMTVEEILAKLGSAPDASDFADKDPFEVLVIGGGPAGASAAIYAARKGIRTGIAAERFGGQILDTASIENFISVKRTEGPKLAASLEEHVKEYNIDVMNLQRAKRIEKKDLIEIELENGAVLKSKTVILSTGARWRNVGVPGEAEFRNKGVAYCPHCDGPLFAGKHVAVIGGGNSGIEAAIDLAGIVKHVTVLEFMPELKADSVLQDRLYSLPNITVLKNVQTKEITGTDTVNGITYIERDTELEQHIELSGVFVQIGLVPNTDWLGETVERNKFGEIVIDNRGATNVPGVFAAGDCTNNPYKQIIISMGSGATASLGAFDYLVRN from the coding sequence ATGTTACTAGATGCAGATATAAAAGCACAATTAGCCCAATACCTTCAAATGATGGAAGGCGATGTGCTACTTAAAGTAAGTGCGGGATCTGATGAGGTTTCCAGCGACATGTTGGCTCTAGTAGACGAGCTAGCCACCATGTCAGCAAATATTAAAGTTGAAAACACAGAGTTGAAGAGAACACCGAGCTTTAGTGTAAATCGTATCGGGAAAGACACAGGAGTAACGTTTGCCGGTATCCCTCTTGGTCATGAGTTTACTTCACTCGTACTGGCTCTGTTGCAAGTAAGCGGCAGACCTCCAAAAGTCGATCAAAAAGTAATTGACCAAATTAAAAGCATTAAAGACGAACATCACTTTGAATCCTATATTAGTCTAAGTTGTCAAAACTGCCCTGAGGTAGTACAGGCACTTAACTTAATGAGTATTCTGAACCCTAATATTACACATACCATGATTGATGGTGCAGCATTCAAACAAGAAGTAGAAAGCAAAAACATCATGGCAGTACCTACAGTGTTCCTCAATGGGGAATCATTTGGAAGCGGCCGAATGACTGTTGAAGAAATCCTAGCTAAATTAGGTAGCGCACCGGATGCTTCAGACTTTGCTGATAAGGATCCATTCGAAGTGCTTGTTATCGGAGGCGGACCAGCAGGTGCAAGTGCAGCGATCTATGCGGCACGTAAAGGCATTCGTACAGGTATTGCTGCTGAACGCTTTGGCGGTCAAATCCTAGATACAGCTTCCATTGAAAACTTTATCAGTGTAAAACGTACTGAAGGCCCTAAACTTGCAGCAAGTCTTGAGGAACATGTGAAAGAGTATAACATTGATGTGATGAATTTACAGCGTGCCAAACGTATAGAGAAGAAAGATCTCATCGAAATTGAGCTTGAAAATGGAGCTGTTCTAAAGAGCAAAACCGTTATTCTTTCAACTGGTGCTCGCTGGCGCAATGTTGGTGTACCTGGTGAAGCTGAATTCAGAAATAAAGGTGTGGCATACTGCCCGCATTGTGATGGTCCGTTGTTTGCAGGAAAACACGTAGCTGTTATCGGCGGCGGTAATTCTGGTATTGAGGCAGCAATTGATCTTGCAGGCATTGTAAAGCATGTAACAGTTCTTGAATTTATGCCCGAGCTAAAAGCTGATTCCGTATTGCAAGATCGTCTTTATAGCCTGCCGAATATTACTGTACTGAAGAATGTTCAAACAAAAGAAATTACTGGTACAGATACCGTTAACGGTATTACCTACATTGAACGTGATACAGAATTAGAACAACATATTGAACTATCGGGTGTATTTGTTCAAATTGGTCTTGTACCGAATACAGATTGGTTAGGCGAAACAGTTGAACGTAATAAATTCGGCGAGATCGTTATAGATAATCGTGGAGCAACGAACGTACCTGGCGTGTTTGCTGCAGGAGATTGCACGAATAATCCATATAAGCAGATCATTATTTCTATGGGATCAGGTGCAACAGCATCTCTAGGAGCATTCGATTATCTAGTTCGAAATTAA
- a CDS encoding catalase, which yields MTVKDEKNTKNKKDKQLEQFRSDDNQDKDLTTNQGLKMSEDGVSLTAGERGPTLIEDFHFREKMTHFDHERIPERVVHARGFGVHGEFQVYNDSMKPFTKAKFLQDPNIKTPVFVRFSTVVGFRGSMDTPRDVRGFATKFYTEEGNFDLVGNNMPVFFIQDGIKFPDVVHAIKPEPHNEMPQAASAHDTFWDWVSQNQESAHMIMWLMSDRAIPRSYRMMEGFGVHTFRFINEEGKAHFVKFHWKPVLGAHSLVWDEAQKIGGKDPDFNRRDLWESINMGNYAEFELGIQILEEKDEFAFDFDILDATKLWPEEDIPVQIIGKMTLNRNVDNVFAETEQVAFHVGNVVPGIDFTNDPLLQTRLFSYTDTQLLRLGGPNFHEIPINRPVCPFHNNQRDGFHRQTINKGQVAYRNNALANNSPQTVSEENGGYAHYQEKIDGRKIRARSKSFEDHFSQATLFWNSMSKAEKEHIVNAFRFELSKVKNEEVQQKIVDMFSNVDLGLAAAFAETLGAAAPSSGGTGVTKSSPALSQENTPKLAKTRKIAVVVADGFNGKTVKLVVEDLQGSGVQAAILSDKLGPIKADDGSICMSKHTFATDASVAFDGVYIAGGTSASKQFEHDAKMFMKEAFIHYKMIAATDEGKRWFDDQKFPSNFGVILGSDQANNFTTQLVDAIAAHRFWNRQIV from the coding sequence ATGACCGTGAAAGATGAGAAAAACACTAAAAACAAAAAAGATAAACAACTAGAACAGTTTCGAAGTGATGATAATCAGGATAAGGATTTGACGACTAATCAAGGACTAAAAATGTCAGAAGATGGGGTTTCTCTAACGGCGGGAGAGCGTGGGCCAACACTAATAGAGGATTTTCATTTTCGAGAGAAGATGACTCATTTTGACCATGAGCGTATCCCAGAACGTGTCGTACATGCGCGTGGTTTTGGTGTACATGGAGAATTTCAAGTATATAATGACTCAATGAAACCCTTTACTAAAGCTAAATTTTTGCAAGATCCCAACATAAAAACACCTGTTTTTGTTCGCTTTTCAACCGTTGTTGGTTTTCGGGGATCAATGGATACTCCAAGAGATGTTAGGGGATTTGCAACTAAGTTTTACACAGAGGAAGGAAACTTTGATTTAGTAGGAAATAATATGCCTGTCTTTTTCATCCAAGATGGCATTAAGTTTCCTGATGTCGTCCACGCAATTAAACCTGAGCCACACAATGAAATGCCACAAGCAGCCTCCGCCCATGATACGTTCTGGGATTGGGTTTCGCAGAATCAAGAAAGTGCCCATATGATCATGTGGCTAATGAGTGATCGTGCGATTCCGCGGAGCTACCGAATGATGGAGGGGTTTGGCGTGCATACGTTTCGCTTTATAAATGAAGAAGGAAAAGCACATTTCGTAAAGTTTCATTGGAAGCCGGTCTTAGGTGCACATTCGCTCGTATGGGATGAGGCGCAAAAGATAGGGGGGAAAGATCCAGATTTTAATCGCCGCGATTTATGGGAATCTATCAATATGGGCAATTATGCGGAGTTTGAGCTTGGCATTCAAATACTTGAAGAAAAAGATGAATTTGCCTTTGACTTCGATATTCTTGATGCGACAAAGCTTTGGCCGGAAGAAGATATCCCAGTACAAATCATTGGGAAAATGACGCTAAATCGAAATGTTGACAATGTTTTTGCTGAAACAGAGCAAGTGGCCTTCCACGTGGGAAATGTCGTTCCTGGCATAGACTTCACTAATGATCCACTTCTTCAAACACGCCTTTTTTCTTATACAGATACACAACTACTCCGTCTCGGAGGGCCGAACTTTCATGAGATTCCAATCAATCGTCCAGTTTGTCCGTTCCATAATAATCAACGCGATGGGTTTCATCGCCAAACTATTAACAAAGGCCAAGTCGCTTACCGTAACAATGCATTAGCCAATAATTCCCCACAGACGGTTAGTGAAGAAAACGGCGGATATGCACACTACCAAGAGAAGATTGATGGAAGAAAAATACGGGCACGAAGTAAGAGCTTTGAAGATCACTTCAGTCAAGCGACATTATTTTGGAACAGTATGAGCAAGGCTGAAAAAGAGCATATCGTCAATGCATTCCGCTTTGAGCTTAGTAAAGTGAAAAATGAAGAAGTACAACAAAAAATTGTTGATATGTTTAGCAATGTAGATCTAGGATTAGCTGCTGCTTTTGCCGAGACGCTTGGTGCTGCCGCTCCTTCATCAGGAGGAACAGGTGTGACAAAATCGTCGCCGGCACTTAGTCAAGAGAATACACCAAAATTGGCGAAAACACGGAAAATAGCAGTAGTTGTTGCCGATGGATTTAATGGCAAAACCGTTAAATTAGTGGTAGAGGATTTACAGGGATCTGGTGTACAGGCTGCTATTTTAAGTGATAAATTGGGTCCAATTAAAGCAGATGATGGCAGTATATGTATGTCGAAACATACATTTGCCACCGATGCATCTGTTGCTTTTGATGGGGTTTATATTGCTGGGGGAACGTCTGCAAGCAAACAGTTCGAACATGATGCGAAAATGTTTATGAAAGAGGCCTTCATTCATTATAAAATGATCGCAGCAACAGATGAAGGCAAGCGGTGGTTTGACGATCAGAAATTTCCTAGTAACTTTGGGGTCATACTTGGTAGTGATCAAGCAAATAACTTCACAACTCAACTAGTTGATGCAATTGCAGCTCACCGATTCTGGAATAGGCAAATTGTATAA